A genomic stretch from Bradyrhizobium sp. 195 includes:
- the rplT gene encoding 50S ribosomal protein L20, giving the protein MSRVKRGVTAHAKHKKVYKAAKGFYGRRKNTIRAAKPAVEKAQQYAFRDRKRKKRTFRALWIQRINAAVRPFGLTYSRFIDGMAKSGITVDRKVLSDLAVHEPAAFQAIAEKAKAALAA; this is encoded by the coding sequence ATGTCTCGCGTCAAACGCGGTGTGACCGCCCACGCCAAGCACAAGAAAGTCTACAAGGCCGCCAAGGGCTTCTATGGCCGCCGCAAGAACACCATCCGCGCCGCCAAGCCGGCCGTGGAGAAGGCCCAGCAATACGCCTTCCGTGACCGCAAGCGTAAGAAGCGCACATTCCGCGCGCTCTGGATCCAGCGCATCAACGCTGCCGTCCGTCCGTTCGGCCTGACCTACAGCCGATTTATCGACGGCATGGCCAAGTCCGGGATCACCGTGGACCGCAAGGTGCTGTCGGATCTCGCGGTCCACGAGCCCGCCGCGTTCCAGGCGATCGCCGAGAAGGCCAAGGCCGCGCTCGCCGCCTGA